The Candidatus Hydrogenedentota bacterium DNA window AGGATGAGAGCATATGGCGTGCCTAAGCGCCGTGATGCCGAAAATCACACGATTACAGGGATTGAGACTGCATCTTGAAACGGAATGCCGCACTCAAATTGGGCGACAACTTCGCTATATACCCCAATTGAGGCGATTCGAGGGGCGTGGTACGAATCGCGAACCTCAAATTGCATCGCAAAGGTACTGGCACGGCAGGCAACTTAGGCATGTGCGGGCGGATTCAATGCGTAAGCGAGTGTTCGGCCCCGCCGGTGGGCGGCTTGCCGTGCGCGTATGGTATGCTTCCACCTCGAAATCTGCACTTGGCAGGGAGTTTCTTATGAGTAAGACGCATGTCGCCGTCCTGATGGGCGGCGTGAGTTCGGAGCACGAAGTCTCGTTGAAGAGCGGAGCGATGGTCGCGGGAAGTCTGGACCGCGCGCGGTACGACGTTACCCCGGTGGTGATCACGCGGGATGGCACGTGGAAGTTTCCGGGGGAACATCAGCGCGATGTGTTTCAAGCGTTGCCGCTGCTTCTGACGCAGAAGGTGGATTGCGTGTTTATCGCGCTGCACGGACCTTATGGGGAAGACGGGCGCGTTCAGGGGTTGCTCGATTATCTGAAGATTCCCTACACGGGATCGGGGTGCGCGGCCAGCGCGCTTGCCATGGACAAGATTCATTCGAAGGCGGTCGTGCGGCAGGCAGGCGTGACCGTTGCGAAGGATTTTGTGCTGAACCGCGCCGAATGGGACGCCAACGCCGATACCGTACTTGCGCGTGTGGAAAGCGAGATAGGGTTTCCTTGCCTAATCAAGAGCCCGTGCCAGGGATCGAGCCTGGGCATGGCCATACCTCGCAATGCCGAAGATTTCCGCAAATCGTTGCTGAATGTCCTTGTCTACGACGACCGCGTGCTGGTGGAGAAGTTCGTGAAGGGGCCCGAGATTACGTGTTCCGTGTTGGACGTGGAGCCCGGCAAGCCGCCACGGGCGTTGCCTTTGACCGAAATCTGCCCCGTGGATTCGACGTTTTTCGACTATCACGCCAAGTACACGCCGGGTGCGTGCAAAGAGA harbors:
- a CDS encoding D-alanine--D-alanine ligase, giving the protein MSKTHVAVLMGGVSSEHEVSLKSGAMVAGSLDRARYDVTPVVITRDGTWKFPGEHQRDVFQALPLLLTQKVDCVFIALHGPYGEDGRVQGLLDYLKIPYTGSGCAASALAMDKIHSKAVVRQAGVTVAKDFVLNRAEWDANADTVLARVESEIGFPCLIKSPCQGSSLGMAIPRNAEDFRKSLLNVLVYDDRVLVEKFVKGPEITCSVLDVEPGKPPRALPLTEICPVDSTFFDYHAKYTPGACKEITPARISPEATKRAQEMAVCVHNVIGCSGLSRSDMILDGDQPMWIEVNTLPGMTETSLFPQAAAATGIPFAELTSLLVENALAKAHT